In Pajaroellobacter abortibovis, the following are encoded in one genomic region:
- the rpsD gene encoding 30S ribosomal protein S4 — protein MARYTGPVCRLCRREGIKLFLKGERCFTEKCSVTRRPYPPGQHGQARVKLSEYAIRLREKQKMRSIYGIVEKQFQKYYLTATRKKGRTGEQMFALVESRLDNVVYRLGFTATRAQARQLVLHKHFLVNGKLVNIPSYMLSPGDKVELQEKSRKVPEVNAALAQVEKRPSLSWLELDKDSYTGVFKGLPVRDEINEPTIREQYIVEYYSR, from the coding sequence ATGGCTCGTTATACAGGTCCCGTTTGCCGTCTTTGCCGCAGAGAAGGAATTAAGCTGTTTCTAAAAGGGGAACGGTGTTTTACAGAAAAATGCTCCGTGACGCGTCGTCCCTACCCTCCAGGGCAGCATGGACAAGCTCGCGTTAAGTTGTCGGAATATGCGATCCGTTTGCGTGAGAAGCAAAAGATGAGAAGCATCTATGGAATTGTAGAGAAGCAATTCCAAAAGTATTATCTGACCGCAACCCGAAAAAAGGGAAGAACTGGAGAGCAGATGTTTGCTTTGGTTGAATCAAGGTTGGATAATGTTGTGTATCGACTGGGTTTTACAGCGACGCGAGCACAAGCGAGACAACTGGTTCTTCATAAACATTTTCTTGTGAATGGTAAACTAGTCAATATCCCTAGCTATATGCTATCGCCTGGCGATAAGGTTGAATTACAAGAAAAGAGCCGAAAGGTGCCTGAGGTAAACGCAGCACTTGCGCAAGTTGAAAAACGTCCTTCTCTTTCATGGCTTGAATTGGATAAAGATAGTTATACAGGGGTTTTTAAGGGCCTTCCTGTTCGCGATGAGATCAATGAACCAACTATTCGTGAACAGTACATTGTCGAGTATTATAGCCGCTAA
- the rpsK gene encoding 30S ribosomal protein S11, with the protein MSTVKSGGATTKGKAGKRKAKKNVAEGIAHIYSTFNNTEVTITDVYGDTISWSSAGTRGFKGSRKSTPFAAQLAAEDAARKAMDHGMRSVAVFVKGPGAGRESALRALQSVGFRITLIRDVTPVPHNGCRPPKRRRV; encoded by the coding sequence ATGTCGACTGTAAAGAGTGGAGGAGCAACAACAAAAGGGAAGGCTGGCAAACGAAAAGCCAAAAAGAATGTTGCAGAGGGTATTGCACATATCTATTCGACTTTTAATAACACGGAAGTTACAATTACAGACGTTTATGGTGATACCATTTCATGGTCGAGCGCAGGAACGAGAGGGTTTAAAGGATCTCGAAAGAGCACTCCTTTTGCAGCGCAATTGGCTGCTGAGGATGCTGCTCGTAAGGCGATGGATCACGGAATGCGCTCTGTTGCTGTTTTTGTAAAAGGTCCTGGAGCAGGGAGAGAGAGTGCTCTCCGTGCACTTCAAAGTGTTGGGTTTCGAATCACTTTAATCCGTGATGTAACTCCTGTCCCTCATAATGGTTGCCGTCCTCCTAAACGGCGTCGAGTTTGA
- the rpsM gene encoding 30S ribosomal protein S13 gives MARISGIDLPSHKQLAYALPKIYGIGRSLAYQICEKTGIPADLLVEQLTESDIKKIRDLLDAEYKVEGDLRREVQMNIKRKMDLGCYSGLRHRKNLPVHGQRTHTNARTRKGPRKGILSRARKPSGG, from the coding sequence ATGGCTCGTATTTCAGGCATCGATCTGCCGTCTCATAAACAGTTGGCTTATGCTCTCCCCAAAATCTATGGAATTGGTAGGTCACTTGCTTACCAGATTTGTGAGAAAACCGGTATCCCTGCGGACCTCCTCGTTGAGCAACTGACGGAGTCGGATATTAAAAAGATCCGAGATCTTCTGGATGCTGAATACAAGGTAGAAGGAGATCTGCGGCGTGAAGTGCAGATGAACATCAAGAGAAAAATGGATTTAGGGTGTTATAGTGGGTTACGCCATCGAAAGAATTTGCCAGTCCATGGGCAGAGGACTCATACCAATGCTAGAACGCGCAAAGGGCCTCGTAAAGGGATCCTTTCACGGGCTCGCAAGCCGTCTGGCGGTTGA
- the rpmJ gene encoding 50S ribosomal protein L36, protein MKVRPSVKKICSKCKIIRRKGVVRIICEDPRHKQRQGA, encoded by the coding sequence ATGAAGGTTCGACCCTCTGTGAAAAAAATATGTAGCAAATGTAAAATCATACGAAGAAAAGGGGTGGTGCGTATTATCTGTGAAGACCCACGTCATAAGCAAAGGCAAGGTGCATAG
- the infA gene encoding translation initiation factor IF-1: MERRERKEPREDKLEFDGVVEEALPNATFRVKCDNGLMAFATISGRMRQHYIRILLGDRVTVEVSPYDLTHGRITYRHK, encoded by the coding sequence ATTGAGCGCCGTGAACGAAAGGAACCCAGAGAAGACAAATTGGAATTCGATGGAGTGGTTGAAGAAGCACTCCCTAATGCGACCTTTCGTGTAAAGTGTGATAATGGTCTTATGGCTTTTGCAACGATCAGCGGTCGTATGCGGCAGCACTATATCCGTATTTTATTGGGAGATCGTGTAACTGTTGAAGTAAGCCCTTATGATCTGACGCATGGCCGTATCACTTATCGTCATAAATAA
- a CDS encoding adenylate kinase produces MRLVFLGPPGSGKGTQASIISRKQGIPSISTGDMLRVAQAEGRLSASVVEHMAAGHLVSDETVIELIQRRLSESDCQQGLLLDGFPRTLHQAEALDQLLSSLQVTLNKVIEFNVPRDLLLERVVLRRMDKRTGQIYHLKYKIPPADAVLEHRVDDHKDVVLQRLEAYERQTEELLVYYRNKGLLVQIDGVGAVEIITERILSAINEK; encoded by the coding sequence ATGCGACTTGTATTTTTAGGCCCCCCTGGCTCTGGTAAGGGGACCCAAGCGTCGATCATCTCGAGAAAGCAAGGTATCCCTTCTATCTCGACAGGTGATATGTTGCGAGTTGCTCAGGCGGAGGGGAGACTCAGCGCGAGTGTAGTAGAACACATGGCGGCTGGTCATCTTGTTTCGGATGAGACCGTTATCGAATTGATTCAACGCCGCTTGAGTGAATCAGATTGTCAGCAAGGGTTACTTTTGGATGGGTTTCCTAGGACTCTTCATCAGGCAGAGGCTTTGGATCAGCTGCTTTCATCTCTTCAGGTGACTCTCAACAAGGTGATTGAATTCAACGTACCTCGTGACTTATTACTTGAGAGAGTCGTTCTGCGTCGTATGGATAAGCGTACTGGGCAGATTTATCATCTCAAGTATAAAATTCCCCCTGCAGATGCTGTTTTGGAACATCGCGTAGATGATCATAAAGACGTTGTGCTACAACGGCTTGAAGCTTATGAACGGCAAACAGAGGAGCTCCTTGTATATTACAGAAATAAAGGACTGCTTGTACAAATCGATGGTGTGGGTGCTGTTGAAATCATCACAGAGCGAATCTTGTCTGCCATTAACGAAAAGTAA
- the secY gene encoding preprotein translocase subunit SecY, producing MITLAGFANIGRIPELRQRFLFTLGMLAVYRVGIFVTIPGVDREVMKAVISKQGGGLLGLFNMFSGGGLGNLSIFALGIMPYVTASIVFQLFTMVFKPLDDLRKEGEQGYRKINQYTRYATIVLALLQGFFIATGFEGVSNQDLGGSAMGEVVLHGGWSFRLMSMLTLTTGTAFMMWVGEQITERGIGNGISLIIFAGIVTDIPAGVINYFKTNQGNIQPLNVAAVVLIILMTVATVVFFEGGQRRIPIFYARRTVGRRIYGGHQAHLPLRVNTAGTIPPIFASSLLMFPATLANYKIPGMADLQAVLQRGDWLFNVLYVFLIVFFCYFYTAVTFQAVEVADNLKKQQAFIPNIRQGKQTANYIDAVLTKITLGGALYVAAVCVVPSIVGGLFRVPFRWGGTSIMIVVGVALDTVNQIEAYLISRNYDGLSDGGGHVTKVHGRRT from the coding sequence ATGATCACCCTCGCAGGGTTTGCAAATATTGGTCGTATTCCGGAGCTTCGGCAGAGGTTTCTCTTTACCCTTGGGATGCTTGCGGTCTATAGGGTGGGTATTTTTGTAACTATCCCTGGTGTTGACCGAGAAGTGATGAAAGCCGTCATCTCGAAGCAAGGAGGAGGGCTTTTAGGGCTTTTTAATATGTTTAGCGGAGGTGGATTGGGAAATCTTTCCATCTTTGCTCTTGGAATTATGCCCTATGTGACAGCTAGTATTGTTTTTCAGCTTTTTACAATGGTGTTCAAGCCCTTGGATGACCTTCGTAAAGAAGGAGAACAAGGCTATCGAAAAATCAATCAATATACACGGTATGCCACTATTGTCCTTGCGCTCCTCCAGGGATTTTTCATTGCTACTGGATTCGAAGGGGTCAGCAACCAAGATCTGGGAGGGAGCGCTATGGGAGAGGTTGTTCTCCATGGAGGGTGGTCTTTTCGATTGATGAGCATGCTCACCTTGACTACGGGGACCGCTTTTATGATGTGGGTAGGGGAGCAAATTACTGAGCGAGGGATAGGGAATGGAATCTCCCTAATTATTTTCGCTGGTATTGTGACGGATATCCCTGCAGGGGTGATCAATTATTTCAAGACCAATCAGGGAAATATCCAACCTCTCAATGTCGCTGCAGTTGTTCTTATCATCCTGATGACGGTTGCTACGGTTGTGTTTTTTGAAGGAGGACAAAGGCGCATTCCTATTTTCTATGCCCGCCGCACAGTAGGACGCCGTATCTATGGGGGCCATCAAGCTCATCTCCCTCTTCGTGTCAATACAGCGGGCACGATCCCTCCTATTTTTGCTTCTTCTCTTCTTATGTTTCCAGCTACACTGGCTAATTATAAGATACCGGGTATGGCTGATTTGCAGGCCGTGCTTCAAAGAGGGGATTGGCTGTTCAACGTTTTGTATGTTTTTTTGATTGTCTTCTTCTGCTATTTTTATACAGCTGTTACGTTTCAGGCAGTGGAAGTGGCGGATAATTTGAAGAAACAACAGGCTTTTATTCCGAATATCCGACAAGGGAAACAGACAGCGAATTACATCGACGCGGTGCTGACAAAGATTACCTTGGGGGGTGCTCTTTATGTAGCGGCTGTGTGTGTTGTTCCTAGTATTGTCGGTGGGCTGTTTCGAGTCCCTTTCCGATGGGGTGGGACGTCCATTATGATTGTTGTGGGAGTGGCTCTTGATACGGTCAACCAGATAGAGGCTTATCTTATTTCTCGCAATTACGATGGGCTTTCCGATGGAGGCGGCCATGTTACTAAAGTCCATGGACGGAGAACATAA
- the rplO gene encoding 50S ribosomal protein L15: MADVLSCLVKPVGSSEVKKRVGRGIGSGLGKTAGRGQKGQFARSGGFKVHFEGGQTPLQRRLPKRGFSPLVRSKEKVAIVNLGVLEQFPAGMTVDEVLLKKKRFVKSNCDCIKILGSGNLSKKLTVVAHAFSASAAQKIREAGGEIVLRDKGTTPVQGG, translated from the coding sequence ATGGCTGATGTTCTCAGTTGCCTTGTCAAACCGGTAGGTTCGTCTGAGGTCAAAAAAAGAGTGGGTCGAGGGATTGGTTCAGGTCTTGGAAAGACTGCTGGGCGCGGTCAGAAAGGTCAATTCGCCCGTTCAGGAGGATTTAAAGTTCACTTTGAGGGAGGACAGACTCCTCTCCAACGCAGGTTGCCTAAGAGGGGCTTTAGCCCACTTGTGCGATCCAAAGAGAAGGTTGCTATTGTCAATCTCGGTGTGTTGGAACAATTTCCAGCAGGCATGACGGTTGATGAAGTTCTTTTAAAAAAGAAGCGGTTCGTTAAATCGAACTGTGATTGTATTAAAATTCTTGGCAGTGGTAACTTGTCCAAGAAGTTGACAGTTGTTGCTCATGCATTTTCTGCCAGTGCTGCTCAAAAGATTCGCGAGGCGGGGGGTGAAATCGTCCTGAGGGATAAGGGGACGACCCCAGTCCAGGGCGGCTAG
- the rpmD gene encoding 50S ribosomal protein L30: MKPKLYVEQKRSVIGQPHHARLIVKGLGLKGLRSHVIVDNTPSFRGAIKKVLHLVTVEEVDG, from the coding sequence ATGAAGCCAAAATTATATGTTGAACAAAAGCGAAGCGTGATAGGGCAGCCCCATCATGCTCGTCTTATTGTCAAAGGTCTTGGTCTTAAAGGCCTAAGGAGTCATGTCATAGTAGACAATACCCCTTCCTTTCGGGGTGCTATTAAAAAGGTGCTGCATCTCGTAACGGTGGAGGAAGTCGATGGCTGA
- the rpsE gene encoding 30S ribosomal protein S5: protein MSLEQIEEERLKERVIHINRVAKVVKGGRRFSFSALLVVGDEAGHVGVGLGKANEVPEAIRKGGDRARKNMCKISLNGVTIPHEIKGHFGSARVYLKPASPGTGVIASGPIRAIMESVGIYDILTKCFGKSKNPHNVVRAVIGALKNLQTVQEIADKRQKQVSEIIFEDEGTYKKQKTLLVGSSL from the coding sequence ATGTCGCTTGAACAGATCGAAGAAGAGAGGCTCAAAGAGCGTGTGATCCACATCAATCGGGTTGCTAAGGTAGTCAAAGGTGGCCGCCGGTTTTCTTTTTCTGCGCTTCTTGTCGTTGGAGATGAGGCAGGCCATGTTGGAGTGGGTCTAGGTAAGGCTAATGAAGTGCCTGAGGCGATCCGGAAAGGCGGCGATCGGGCTCGAAAGAACATGTGCAAGATATCGTTGAATGGTGTGACCATCCCTCATGAGATCAAAGGGCATTTTGGATCCGCAAGAGTATATCTCAAACCAGCTTCTCCTGGAACGGGAGTTATTGCCAGTGGTCCGATTCGTGCAATCATGGAGAGTGTGGGTATCTATGACATTTTGACGAAATGTTTTGGTAAGTCGAAGAACCCTCACAATGTGGTTCGCGCTGTGATCGGTGCTCTTAAAAATCTGCAGACCGTTCAAGAGATCGCTGATAAGAGGCAAAAACAAGTCTCTGAAATCATTTTCGAAGATGAAGGCACTTATAAGAAACAGAAAACTTTGTTGGTAGGTTCCTCCTTATGA
- the rplR gene encoding 50S ribosomal protein L18 encodes MVQKLSGREKRKLRIRKKVFGTSERPRLTVFRSAKHIYLQAIDDMTGKTVGCASTLSSGIRKEVDGVKKMEAAHKVGGAMAKCLLEKGIQHVVFDRNGYLYHGRIKTVADATREAGLCF; translated from the coding sequence ATGGTGCAAAAGTTGAGTGGAAGAGAAAAACGTAAGCTGCGAATTCGTAAGAAGGTTTTTGGAACTTCAGAAAGGCCGCGTTTGACTGTATTTCGAAGTGCTAAGCACATTTATCTTCAAGCTATTGATGATATGACGGGAAAGACGGTTGGGTGCGCTTCAACTCTCTCCTCAGGTATTAGAAAAGAGGTAGATGGAGTCAAAAAGATGGAAGCTGCCCATAAAGTAGGTGGTGCTATGGCGAAATGTCTTCTTGAAAAAGGGATTCAGCATGTAGTTTTTGACCGCAATGGATACCTTTACCATGGTCGCATTAAGACGGTGGCTGATGCTACTCGAGAAGCAGGGCTCTGTTTTTAG
- the rplF gene encoding 50S ribosomal protein L6, translating to MELQSCSQNVRQSRVGKKPVFLPKGVSVAVKGGLIEVKGPKGELKRPVPDHVVVEVGQGSVSVKPAAEGRDGARCQGLARALINTMVMGVTTGYTKVLQIIGTGYRAELKGTRLNLSLGYCHPIDFSLPADVKAEIPADSKGTMIILSGCDKEKVGQAAAQVRSFREPSPYGGKGVRFQGEKVREKAGKGGK from the coding sequence ATGGAACTTCAGTCTTGCTCTCAAAATGTGCGTCAGTCTCGAGTTGGGAAGAAACCTGTTTTTCTTCCTAAAGGAGTTTCTGTTGCTGTTAAAGGGGGATTAATTGAAGTCAAGGGACCTAAAGGGGAGCTAAAGCGCCCTGTCCCTGATCACGTAGTCGTCGAGGTTGGACAGGGATCTGTTTCGGTCAAGCCGGCTGCGGAAGGGCGTGATGGGGCTCGCTGTCAGGGACTTGCGAGAGCTCTGATCAATACGATGGTTATGGGGGTTACAACCGGATATACAAAGGTTCTTCAAATTATAGGGACCGGCTATCGTGCAGAGCTAAAAGGCACCCGCTTAAATCTTTCCTTGGGATATTGTCATCCTATTGATTTCTCTCTTCCTGCGGATGTTAAAGCAGAGATACCTGCTGATTCAAAGGGCACGATGATTATCTTAAGCGGATGTGATAAGGAAAAAGTGGGTCAAGCTGCAGCTCAAGTTCGCTCTTTCCGAGAGCCTAGCCCTTATGGAGGAAAAGGAGTTCGCTTTCAAGGTGAAAAAGTGAGAGAGAAGGCAGGTAAAGGGGGCAAATAA
- the rpsH gene encoding 30S ribosomal protein S8, producing MMTDPIADMLTRIRNGASARHILVKLPYSHLKENICKVLKGEGFIEDVYASEQEQKKSKPRKVLVVVLRYDAKNRSAIDGSRRVSTLGRRVYLPCKSIPKVCSGMGISVLSTSRGVMSDKEARRLHIGGELLCEIW from the coding sequence ATGATGACCGATCCAATTGCTGATATGTTGACAAGAATCCGTAATGGCGCCAGTGCTCGCCATATACTGGTGAAATTGCCTTATTCCCATCTTAAAGAAAATATATGTAAGGTGTTAAAGGGAGAAGGCTTCATTGAAGATGTATATGCGTCTGAGCAAGAACAGAAAAAGTCAAAGCCCAGGAAGGTGTTGGTGGTTGTTCTTCGTTATGATGCCAAAAATAGAAGTGCGATTGATGGCTCGAGGCGCGTTTCTACTTTGGGAAGGCGTGTCTACCTTCCTTGCAAATCGATCCCTAAGGTTTGTTCAGGAATGGGAATTTCAGTGCTGAGTACAAGTCGTGGTGTGATGTCAGATAAAGAAGCGAGAAGACTACATATAGGTGGCGAGCTTCTCTGTGAGATATGGTGA
- a CDS encoding type Z 30S ribosomal protein S14: MARACQFAKIRTLPKFAVRYRNRCKVCGRARGYYRKFELCRICLRLFALRGEIPGIIKASW, translated from the coding sequence ATGGCGCGTGCCTGTCAGTTTGCAAAAATTCGTACTCTCCCTAAATTTGCAGTGCGCTATCGAAATCGGTGTAAAGTATGTGGTCGAGCTAGGGGATATTATCGCAAGTTTGAACTGTGCAGAATTTGCTTGCGTCTTTTTGCTCTCCGAGGGGAAATCCCTGGAATTATAAAGGCAAGTTGGTGA
- the rplE gene encoding 50S ribosomal protein L5 translates to MIPRLKLKYKEEIIAHLTKEFGYKNVMRVPRLQKIVINMGLGNAVSNPKVIEAAIEEMLLITGQRPVVARAKKAIANFKLRVGVPIGVMVTLRQSRMWEFLDRLIALALPRTRDFRGVSRKAFDGKGNYTLGIKEQIIFPEINYDRIESIKGMNITFVTTAKNDEEGRALLQHLGMPFRAA, encoded by the coding sequence ATGATTCCTCGTCTGAAGTTGAAATATAAGGAAGAGATCATTGCTCATTTGACCAAAGAGTTCGGCTATAAGAATGTTATGAGAGTTCCTCGGTTGCAAAAGATTGTAATCAATATGGGGCTTGGAAATGCAGTTTCCAATCCGAAGGTGATTGAAGCTGCTATTGAAGAGATGTTATTGATTACAGGGCAGCGGCCCGTGGTAGCTCGGGCAAAGAAAGCGATTGCGAATTTCAAGCTTCGGGTGGGCGTTCCTATTGGTGTAATGGTTACCCTACGCCAGAGCCGCATGTGGGAATTTTTGGATCGCCTGATTGCTCTTGCTCTTCCGAGAACCCGTGATTTTAGAGGTGTTTCTAGAAAAGCATTTGATGGAAAAGGGAATTATACATTAGGTATCAAAGAACAGATTATCTTTCCCGAAATCAATTATGATCGGATTGAAAGTATTAAAGGTATGAATATTACTTTTGTCACAACGGCAAAAAATGATGAAGAGGGCAGAGCTCTCCTTCAGCATTTGGGTATGCCTTTTCGAGCTGCCTAG
- the rplX gene encoding 50S ribosomal protein L24 — protein MAARLRKGDHVILRSGKDKGRRGFIVKVIPNEDKVIVGGINLVKRHIRPSVQYPQGGIFRKEAPIHVSKVMPIDPKTGQGTRVRFSTNEDGKKIRIAVRSGEPLVATPAQGDLR, from the coding sequence ATGGCAGCGCGTCTTAGAAAGGGGGATCATGTAATTCTCAGGAGTGGGAAGGATAAAGGTAGAAGAGGGTTCATCGTAAAAGTAATCCCTAATGAGGATAAGGTGATTGTGGGCGGTATCAATCTCGTTAAACGCCATATCCGTCCTTCTGTTCAGTATCCTCAAGGTGGGATCTTCCGAAAAGAAGCTCCCATTCATGTGAGCAAGGTGATGCCTATCGATCCTAAGACAGGACAAGGAACCCGCGTGCGCTTTAGTACCAACGAAGATGGGAAAAAGATTCGTATTGCGGTGCGCAGTGGCGAGCCATTGGTGGCTACACCTGCACAGGGTGATTTGAGGTAA
- the rplN gene encoding 50S ribosomal protein L14: protein MIQMRTKLEVADNSGAKQVQCIKVLGGSRRRYAGIGDTIIVAVKEALPGTKIKKGDIARAVVVRTKDQVTRPDGSCIRFNRNSAVLINKEGEPIGTRIFGSVARELRSKKFMKILSLAPEVL, encoded by the coding sequence ATGATCCAGATGCGAACCAAGCTTGAAGTTGCAGATAACTCAGGAGCTAAGCAGGTCCAGTGTATTAAAGTATTGGGTGGATCGCGCAGGCGATATGCTGGAATTGGCGATACCATTATTGTAGCGGTTAAAGAGGCTTTACCTGGTACCAAGATTAAAAAAGGGGATATCGCTCGTGCTGTAGTGGTTCGTACGAAGGATCAAGTGACTCGCCCTGATGGTAGCTGTATTCGCTTCAATCGAAACAGTGCTGTACTGATCAATAAGGAAGGTGAGCCTATAGGAACACGTATTTTTGGTTCCGTAGCTCGTGAGCTCCGTTCAAAAAAATTTATGAAAATTCTTTCTCTTGCCCCTGAGGTACTATAA
- the rpsQ gene encoding 30S ribosomal protein S17, which yields MMEQQEQIQAQRKTHGFRRKMVGRVTKNKMDKSVVVECVSYRSHGLYGKYIKTRKRYHAHDEHNAYQIGDEVEIQEHRPLSKTKRFMVTRLVKKFVKE from the coding sequence ATGATGGAACAGCAAGAACAGATCCAAGCACAACGAAAGACTCATGGGTTCCGTCGAAAGATGGTGGGTAGGGTCACCAAAAACAAGATGGACAAATCTGTCGTTGTTGAATGCGTTAGCTATCGTAGTCATGGTTTATATGGAAAATACATTAAGACCCGAAAACGTTATCATGCGCATGATGAACATAATGCATATCAAATAGGGGATGAAGTGGAAATCCAAGAGCATCGTCCTCTTTCAAAAACGAAGAGGTTTATGGTGACTCGACTGGTCAAAAAATTTGTTAAGGAATGA
- the rpmC gene encoding 50S ribosomal protein L29, with protein MKSHELRGHSQEELIGLEKKIICSLVQARFKNSMGQLEDTSQLRKSRKDLARVKTILKEREKSSLPLNEQLKGEAKW; from the coding sequence ATGAAATCTCACGAGTTGAGGGGGCATTCTCAGGAAGAGTTGATTGGGCTTGAGAAGAAGATTATCTGCAGTTTGGTGCAGGCTCGTTTTAAAAACAGCATGGGACAATTAGAAGATACAAGCCAGCTGCGAAAATCGAGAAAAGATTTGGCGCGAGTAAAAACCATTTTGAAGGAAAGAGAGAAGTCCTCGCTTCCACTGAATGAACAACTGAAGGGTGAAGCTAAATGGTGA
- the rplP gene encoding 50S ribosomal protein L16 codes for MLSPKRTKFRKMQKGNNRGISYRGSNVAFGDFGVQAIEPGRITARQIEAARMAITRHVKRVGKLWIRVFPHRPVTKKPLEVRMGGGKGGVEFWAADVLPGKVLYELSGVDEKLAREAFRLAGHKLSVACKFIRRGVIG; via the coding sequence ATGTTATCTCCAAAGCGGACTAAATTCCGAAAAATGCAGAAAGGGAATAACCGAGGTATCTCTTACCGAGGATCAAATGTTGCTTTTGGCGATTTTGGAGTGCAGGCTATCGAGCCAGGTCGAATTACTGCACGTCAAATTGAGGCTGCTCGTATGGCGATCACTCGTCATGTAAAGAGGGTTGGTAAATTGTGGATTCGTGTGTTTCCACACCGTCCTGTCACTAAAAAACCGCTTGAAGTCCGCATGGGAGGTGGTAAAGGCGGAGTGGAGTTCTGGGCAGCTGATGTCCTTCCTGGAAAAGTTCTGTATGAGCTTTCTGGAGTGGATGAGAAACTTGCGAGGGAAGCATTTCGTCTGGCTGGGCACAAGCTGTCAGTTGCATGTAAATTTATTCGTCGTGGAGTGATTGGATGA
- the rpsC gene encoding 30S ribosomal protein S3, whose amino-acid sequence MGQKVHPYGFRLGFIKAWNSKWFENKMYARWLHEDIRIRRAVKSYLMNASIASVEVERAANKCKVIVYTGRPGMVIEKGGKGIGTLKVGNLKSTPKGGRPFEGIQSFTKNEVFIDVQEIRRPETSAQLVAENLAVQLERRVAFRRAMKKSVSTAIKCGAKGIRVRCSGRLGGSEMSRVESYREGRVPLHTFRADIEFGTAEARTKYGIIGVKVWIFKGEVLQRRTRRNEIASAS is encoded by the coding sequence ATGGGTCAGAAAGTTCACCCTTACGGGTTCCGCCTCGGTTTTATTAAGGCCTGGAATTCAAAGTGGTTTGAGAATAAAATGTATGCGCGTTGGCTCCATGAGGATATTCGTATTCGTCGAGCAGTTAAGAGTTATTTGATGAATGCAAGTATCGCTTCCGTAGAAGTGGAGCGTGCTGCGAATAAGTGTAAGGTTATTGTTTATACAGGCCGTCCCGGTATGGTTATTGAAAAAGGGGGCAAGGGAATTGGAACCCTTAAAGTTGGCAATCTTAAGTCGACTCCAAAGGGAGGGAGGCCTTTTGAAGGGATCCAATCCTTTACCAAAAACGAAGTTTTTATTGACGTGCAGGAGATCCGTAGGCCGGAAACCTCTGCGCAGTTGGTTGCAGAGAATCTCGCTGTCCAGCTTGAGCGTCGAGTTGCTTTTCGTCGCGCGATGAAGAAAAGCGTGAGCACTGCCATCAAATGTGGTGCAAAAGGGATTCGTGTTCGATGTTCTGGTCGTCTCGGAGGGAGCGAGATGAGTCGTGTGGAATCTTATCGAGAAGGTAGGGTCCCTCTTCATACGTTTCGAGCAGATATCGAATTTGGGACGGCAGAAGCTAGAACCAAATATGGAATCATCGGGGTAAAAGTCTGGATTTTTAAAGGGGAAGTGCTCCAGAGGCGCACCCGAAGAAATGAAATCGCGAGCGCAAGCTAG
- the rplV gene encoding 50S ribosomal protein L22 yields the protein MVSKAIARFTRLSPRKARVVVNLIRGKQASEALQLLRFTKKVAAPVVKKLIESAVANACSSRAELNVDKLFIQTAFVDKAPNRHMRRWRPRAMGRATRIQKGMSHITVTLGVR from the coding sequence ATGGTCAGCAAAGCAATAGCCCGTTTTACCCGGTTAAGTCCGCGTAAAGCTCGGGTAGTTGTCAATCTAATCCGAGGAAAGCAAGCTAGTGAGGCGCTTCAGCTACTTCGGTTTACGAAGAAGGTGGCTGCTCCTGTCGTTAAGAAACTGATAGAAAGCGCTGTTGCAAACGCTTGTTCAAGTAGAGCTGAATTGAACGTAGATAAATTGTTTATTCAAACTGCTTTCGTGGATAAAGCTCCTAATCGGCATATGCGTCGGTGGCGTCCCCGTGCTATGGGGAGGGCTACTCGAATTCAAAAAGGAATGAGTCATATCACTGTCACTCTCGGCGTACGTTGA